A genomic segment from Paenibacillus sp. FSL K6-1096 encodes:
- a CDS encoding DedA family protein: protein MTEWITEFILFFKDLSYAGIMIALSFEFVPAEIVLPLAGYWVYLGDMKLILTILAGTVGGTLGPLTLYALGRFGGRPMVDKYGKYLFIRSHHLEASDRFFEKYGSGVAFYGRFIPGVRTLISIPCGIAKMNVFKFSLYTFLAMLPITAIYVYLGYKLGSQWEHVDEIVKPYILPAATIFLVGFGLYVLSKRYRRRQA, encoded by the coding sequence ATGACAGAGTGGATTACGGAGTTCATACTTTTCTTTAAGGATTTGTCGTATGCCGGGATTATGATCGCCTTATCGTTTGAATTTGTGCCTGCCGAGATCGTGCTTCCACTCGCCGGGTATTGGGTGTATCTCGGGGACATGAAGCTGATTCTGACGATTCTTGCCGGTACGGTTGGCGGCACCCTCGGTCCGCTGACGCTGTATGCCCTGGGCCGGTTCGGCGGCAGACCGATGGTGGACAAATACGGGAAGTACCTGTTCATCCGCTCGCATCATCTGGAAGCGTCTGACCGTTTTTTTGAGAAATACGGCAGCGGGGTGGCCTTCTACGGGCGCTTCATCCCTGGCGTTAGAACCCTGATCTCCATCCCCTGCGGGATCGCCAAAATGAATGTGTTCAAATTCAGTCTCTACACGTTCCTGGCCATGCTGCCGATTACTGCTATCTACGTCTACCTGGGCTACAAGTTAGGCTCGCAGTGGGAGCATGTGGACGAGATCGTCAAGCCTTACATTCTACCGGCAGCTACCATTTTCCTGGTAGGCTTCGGACTGTACGTCCTGTCCAAGCGGTACCGGAGACGGCAGGCTTAA